The Saprospiraceae bacterium genome contains the following window.
AGATGAAATTGCAATTCAAATTTCAGAATTTGCTAAGAAAAATACTTATGACCTAATTTTTTGTGGCAAAGAAACCATTGATCATAACAGTTCAGAAGTTGGAAGTCGCATTGCTCAATATTTAGAGCTACCTTATTTATCTTATTGTAATCATCTGGAATTTGAGCAGGATTCTGTGAATGCATCCTGCGAAGTTGAAGGGGGTATTGTGGTATTGAATGTAAAAACCCCTTTTGTGTTATCTGCTGCAAAAGGCTTGGCTGAACAACGCATTCCAAATATGAAAGGGATTATTGATGCAAAGAAAAAACCACTGGAAGTAATTTCACCAATTCAAAGTGAACAACTAACCGAATTAGTTAGTTTCGAATTACCTCCAACAAAGTCAGGGGTAAGAATGATCGATCCAACGCACATTGATGAAATGGTCGCCGTATTTAAAAATGAATTGAAAATCATTTGACAATAAAATTGATATGATTTTAGTACTATTAGAAGAACAAAATGGCAGGTTGAAAAAATCTGCAATTGAAGCAGCAGGATTTGCTTCAAAAATCGCCCAGGTCACCGGATTAAAAGTTTGTGGATTATTGGGCAGGACCATTAATGTAAACGAACTTGCCTATTTAGGTTTAGACAAACTTGTTCGTTTTGAGCAAGCAGATTATATGGATGGAAGTCAATGGATTTCAGTAATCGATCAAGTCTATAACCAGATAGAAGGAAAATATCTTGTAATTAGCAATAACAGTCTTGGCAAATCGA
Protein-coding sequences here:
- a CDS encoding electron transfer flavoprotein subunit beta/FixA family protein yields the protein MKLLVCISKTPDTTSKISFSQDGKRYLDEGIQYILNPYDEWYALVRALELKEKFSGQVDVIHVGNAASDILIRKALAIGADAAFRVDMEPSNSDEIAIQISEFAKKNTYDLIFCGKETIDHNSSEVGSRIAQYLELPYLSYCNHLEFEQDSVNASCEVEGGIVVLNVKTPFVLSAAKGLAEQRIPNMKGIIDAKKKPLEVISPIQSEQLTELVSFELPPTKSGVRMIDPTHIDEMVAVFKNELKII